CGAAACAACGACGTCTTCTTCGTCCACTCCATCTGAAAAGGTGGACGAAGAGGCGTTCATACCAACGCGTATTACGATTCCGACGCTCGATGTGAAAGCGAACATCGAAGTCGTCGGGAAGGATAAACAAGGACGGATGGATGTTCCGAAACAGACCGACCAGGTCGCTTGGTACAAGTACGGAGCAAAAGCCGGACAAACTGGAAATGTCGTGTTAGCCGGACACTTGGACGATCAAGAAGGTCCTGCTGTTTTTTATGATTTAGCGAAGATGAAAAAAGGGCAACGGATTGAAGTGACGGGAAAAGCAGGACAACAGGTATCATACGTGGTGACGAACGTCATGTCCTATCCTGTCGATGAAGCACCGGTTGGATCAATCTTCGGTGCGACCGTCATGAATAAACTGACGCTTATTTCATGTATTGGTACGTTTTCAGAATCAAAAGGATACGATCAGCGTCTTGTCGTCACAGCAGAACAAGACGAGTAAAATAAAATAGGCAATTCTTATTTCGGTCAGAACCGAGAATAAGAATTGCCTATTTTTTAATGTGTTTCGGAAGCAGCGACAAGATCCGTCGTCAGTGTCGTCAAGCCTTGTGTCGTCTTACTGAGTCCTTGGATCGTCTCGACGATTTGTCCAAGGTTTTCCTTGTTACGTCCAAATAAGGTGAGGGAGTTTTCCATCTCGCTCTTAACGGTTTGAATTCCTTGTTTCACTTGTTGCAATTCTTGCTGCGATGCGGTGTTGGCGCGTGTGATGTCTTCCATCTGAGAAACGAGTTGTGTGATATTACCATTGTTCTTTTGAATCAGACCATTGAT
This region of Exiguobacterium acetylicum DSM 20416 genomic DNA includes:
- a CDS encoding class F sortase, with product MSSVVNKTLKSSLLLLLVLAGCQSGSPPDATKPEKPKQTETTTSSSSTPSEKVDEEAFIPTRITIPTLDVKANIEVVGKDKQGRMDVPKQTDQVAWYKYGAKAGQTGNVVLAGHLDDQEGPAVFYDLAKMKKGQRIEVTGKAGQQVSYVVTNVMSYPVDEAPVGSIFGATVMNKLTLISCIGTFSESKGYDQRLVVTAEQDE